From a single Nostoc edaphicum CCNP1411 genomic region:
- a CDS encoding chloride channel protein, whose translation MSLPVLNQRFRTWWQPRRGLAIAEACVIGLVAALSAVFLKVGSGWLGTWRVHSTQIFPVWLALPAIGLTLGFVAGWLVDRLAPEASGSGIPQVKATLANVPMSLSWRVAGVKLLSAIIAIGSGMTLGRQGPTVQVGAGLAAGMSRWVPTSPDHRRQMIAAGAGAGLAAAFNAPIAGVLFIVEELLQDLSGLTLGTAIIASFIGGVISRLLGGGSLDLNLQLTQSSSQFSIPEIPFFVLLGILAGLFGALFNRGLIFSIKFYRRLHISLPLRVALAGFISGIIVAMLPASFRDNTGLRESLITGGAHPTVAAIAFAAQFILTLIAFGSGAPGGLFAPSLILGSCLGHIIGVSELYITGSGSPTTYALAGMGGFFSAVSKVPITAIVIVFEMTTDFNLVLPLMIVSVAAYLVADKVVPGSLYEKLLELKGITLTKEVPMEGALTKLTAKDVMQERVETLDAEMSLEDAMQAFARSHHRGFPVVEDSKLVGIVTQSDLLKTRESTNHTLRDRNLADVFLKEIMTSVPVTVTPIHTLGNVLYLLDRYQISRLPVVDGRKLIGIITRADIIRAEADHLNCDNRTPGLRPEPSYIVYQTRSPSIGRGRLLVPVANPETAGILLLMAAAIARDRHYEIDCVQVMLIPRHSSPSETQVRTAKSRRLLRQAEVLAKKWKIPLHTQIRVTHDVAQAILETINEQHIDLILMGWKGNTSTPGRIFGTVVDTVIRQATCEVVLVKLGKTPHSPLPTPHSFNRWLVPMAGGPNSPLAIKLLPALITLGNDPQIRLTQVFKPSELKPDMSVLEQAIRHLMRRRKLSSTVVALPVQADSVAEGVINLVKTEGYDVVVLGASREGLLQQAIQGNIPEAIASGVESTVILVRGAINT comes from the coding sequence ATGTCTCTTCCTGTTCTGAATCAGCGCTTTCGCACCTGGTGGCAGCCTAGAAGAGGTTTAGCGATCGCCGAAGCTTGTGTGATCGGTCTGGTTGCTGCCCTATCTGCGGTGTTTCTGAAAGTGGGATCGGGATGGCTGGGGACATGGCGAGTTCATAGTACCCAGATTTTCCCGGTATGGCTGGCACTACCAGCAATTGGTCTTACTCTGGGGTTTGTGGCTGGATGGTTGGTGGATAGGTTGGCACCAGAGGCTTCTGGTAGCGGTATCCCGCAAGTCAAAGCAACTCTTGCCAATGTACCGATGTCATTATCTTGGCGGGTGGCAGGTGTAAAGTTACTCAGTGCGATCATCGCCATCGGTTCCGGCATGACTCTGGGACGCCAAGGCCCCACTGTCCAAGTAGGGGCTGGTTTAGCAGCGGGGATGAGTCGTTGGGTTCCCACTTCCCCAGATCATCGACGGCAAATGATTGCAGCGGGTGCCGGTGCTGGTTTGGCGGCTGCTTTCAATGCCCCGATCGCAGGTGTATTATTTATCGTTGAAGAGTTACTCCAAGATTTATCAGGACTGACTCTGGGAACTGCCATTATCGCCTCCTTTATTGGTGGGGTAATATCCCGACTTTTAGGTGGTGGCTCTCTTGACCTTAACCTGCAATTGACGCAATCTTCTAGCCAATTTTCTATCCCCGAAATTCCCTTTTTTGTGCTATTGGGTATTTTGGCAGGGTTGTTTGGTGCATTGTTTAATCGCGGCTTAATATTTAGTATTAAATTTTATAGAAGATTACATATCAGCTTACCGCTGCGGGTGGCTTTAGCTGGATTTATCTCTGGTATTATTGTGGCCATGCTCCCGGCGTCATTCCGTGATAATACAGGATTACGAGAGTCCTTAATTACTGGAGGGGCCCATCCGACAGTAGCAGCGATCGCTTTTGCTGCTCAGTTCATCCTCACACTGATAGCATTTGGTTCAGGCGCACCGGGGGGATTATTCGCTCCCAGTCTGATTTTGGGTTCTTGTTTGGGACATATTATCGGTGTATCTGAGTTATATATTACTGGATCTGGTTCTCCTACTACTTACGCCTTAGCGGGTATGGGTGGATTTTTTAGTGCCGTTTCCAAGGTGCCAATTACAGCAATTGTGATTGTGTTTGAAATGACTACAGATTTCAATCTGGTGTTACCCTTGATGATTGTTTCTGTAGCAGCTTATTTGGTTGCGGATAAGGTTGTGCCTGGTTCGCTTTATGAGAAACTTTTGGAGTTAAAGGGCATCACTCTCACTAAAGAAGTTCCGATGGAGGGAGCATTAACCAAGTTAACTGCAAAAGATGTGATGCAAGAACGGGTGGAAACTCTAGATGCAGAGATGAGTTTGGAAGACGCAATGCAAGCTTTTGCCCGTTCCCATCATCGCGGTTTTCCCGTGGTAGAAGATAGCAAGTTAGTGGGGATTGTGACGCAATCAGATTTGCTGAAAACACGCGAGAGTACAAATCACACACTTCGCGATCGCAACCTAGCCGATGTTTTTTTAAAAGAAATTATGACATCTGTCCCAGTGACAGTAACACCAATCCACACCTTGGGCAATGTACTGTATTTACTCGATCGCTATCAAATCAGTCGCTTACCAGTGGTGGATGGACGAAAACTGATTGGGATTATTACCCGTGCAGATATTATTCGGGCGGAAGCAGATCATCTCAATTGTGACAACAGGACTCCTGGATTGCGACCAGAACCTTCATACATAGTTTACCAAACGCGATCGCCCAGCATCGGCAGAGGTAGATTATTAGTGCCCGTAGCTAATCCCGAAACAGCAGGTATTTTGTTACTTATGGCAGCAGCTATTGCCCGCGATCGCCATTATGAAATAGATTGCGTGCAAGTGATGCTGATACCCCGCCACAGTTCCCCATCAGAAACACAGGTAAGAACAGCAAAAAGTCGCCGCTTGCTACGACAGGCGGAAGTCTTAGCAAAAAAATGGAAAATTCCCCTACACACGCAGATTCGAGTTACCCATGACGTAGCGCAGGCAATTTTGGAGACAATCAACGAACAACACATCGACCTAATCTTAATGGGATGGAAAGGTAACACATCTACCCCCGGTCGGATTTTTGGCACAGTCGTAGACACCGTAATTCGCCAAGCCACCTGCGAAGTAGTCTTAGTAAAATTAGGCAAAACTCCCCACTCCCCACTCCCCACTCCCCACTCCTTCAACCGCTGGCTAGTCCCAATGGCTGGTGGCCCCAATTCCCCTCTGGCGATTAAATTGTTACCGGCTTTAATTACATTGGGAAATGATCCGCAAATTCGTCTGACACAGGTGTTTAAGCCATCGGAACTCAAGCCAGATATGTCAGTTTTAGAACAAGCCATCCGCCATTTGATGCGGCGGCGAAAATTGTCCAGTACTGTAGTTGCGCTCCCAGTGCAAGCTGATTCTGTTGCGGAAGGTGTAATTAACTTAGTGAAAACCGAAGGCTATGATGTTGTAGTTTTGGGAGCTTCGCGCGAGGGATTGTTGCAGCAGGCGATTCAAGGTAATATTCCAGAAGCGATCGCCTCTGGTGTAGAAAGTACAGTGATTTTGGTTAGGGGTGCAATTAATACTTAA
- a CDS encoding alanine--glyoxylate aminotransferase family protein, with protein sequence MTQTISINDSGHLQLKPLEIPSRLLLGPGPSNAHPTVLQAMNTSPVGHLDPAFLALMDEIQSLLRYVWQTENSLTIAVSGTGTAAMEATIANAVEPGDVVLIGVAGYFGNRLVDMAGRYGADVQTITKPWGQVFNLDELQTALKTHRPAILALVHAETSTGARQPLEGVADLCREFGTLLLIDTVTSLGGVPLFLDAWGVDLAYSCSQKGLGCPPGASPFTMSARAVEKLQQRPTKVANWYLDMLLLGKYWGTERTYHHTAPINLYYALREALRLLAEEGLANSWQRHQKNVEYLWEGLESLGLSMHVEQEYRLPTLTTVCIPAGVDGKAIARQLLNEHNIEIGGGLGELAGKVWRVGLMGFNSRKESVDQLLAALRQVLPK encoded by the coding sequence ATGACGCAAACAATTTCAATCAACGACTCTGGGCACTTGCAACTCAAACCGCTAGAAATCCCATCCCGTCTGCTGTTGGGCCCTGGGCCATCCAATGCCCATCCTACAGTTCTCCAAGCGATGAATACCTCGCCTGTTGGGCATCTTGACCCAGCTTTTCTCGCCCTCATGGATGAAATTCAGTCGTTGTTACGCTACGTCTGGCAAACAGAAAACTCACTTACTATTGCAGTCAGTGGTACGGGAACAGCGGCAATGGAAGCAACCATCGCCAATGCTGTAGAACCTGGTGATGTGGTTTTGATTGGTGTCGCTGGTTACTTCGGTAATCGCCTCGTGGATATGGCTGGACGATATGGTGCTGATGTGCAAACTATTACCAAACCTTGGGGACAAGTTTTCAACCTCGATGAACTCCAAACTGCCCTAAAAACTCATCGTCCAGCTATTTTAGCTTTAGTTCATGCTGAAACCTCCACTGGCGCACGTCAACCGTTGGAAGGGGTCGCTGATTTGTGTCGTGAATTTGGTACTTTGCTGTTAATAGATACGGTGACAAGTCTGGGTGGTGTCCCGTTGTTTTTAGATGCTTGGGGAGTTGACCTAGCTTATAGTTGTAGCCAAAAAGGGTTGGGTTGCCCGCCTGGTGCTTCGCCCTTTACCATGAGTGCGCGTGCAGTTGAGAAATTGCAACAGCGCCCAACGAAGGTTGCAAACTGGTATTTAGATATGTTGTTGCTGGGCAAGTATTGGGGTACTGAACGCACCTATCACCATACAGCACCCATTAATTTATACTATGCATTGCGGGAAGCACTACGTTTGCTTGCAGAAGAGGGGTTAGCAAATTCCTGGCAGCGGCATCAAAAGAACGTAGAGTATCTCTGGGAAGGCTTGGAGAGTTTAGGACTGAGTATGCACGTTGAGCAAGAGTATAGATTACCAACGCTGACCACTGTTTGCATACCAGCAGGGGTAGATGGTAAAGCGATCGCACGGCAGTTACTCAATGAACATAATATTGAAATTGGCGGTGGTCTTGGCGAACTCGCGGGTAAAGTCTGGCGCGTGGGATTGATGGGCTTTAATAGTCGTAAAGAAAGTGTTGACCAACTTTTAGCAGCATTACGACAGGTTTTACCTAAGTAA
- a CDS encoding TldD/PmbA family protein gives MGSENLSQDTLAEQLLELAIKSGAEAAEVYQSRSLSRPVFFEANRLKQLETSQSEGTALRLWRNGQPGLTVAYGSVTAEVMVEKALGLSELNHPETVELASNFQPSYPDLGESVPIEVLVDWGKEAIALIRDAYPDVVCNGDWECDIETTRLVNTKGLDCHYTDTTLSCYISAEWVRGDDFLSVSDGQTKRGELHPERLANQILQRLLWARENVSPPTGRVPILFTSKAADMLWGTVQAALNGKRVLEVASPWAERLGKEVVAPSLTLYQDPEAGPYSCPFDDEGTPTKSLVFIQNGILQHFYGDRTTGRQLGTDTTGNGFRPGLGSYPTPGLFNFLIQPGSASLPDLIEQLDDGLIVDQMLGGGGSISGDFSINVDLGYRVQNGQVIGRVKDTMVAGNVYTALKQLVTLGNDADWNGSCYTPSLIVEGLYTTGRSN, from the coding sequence ATGGGTTCTGAAAATTTGTCACAAGATACACTAGCAGAACAGCTGCTGGAACTAGCTATAAAATCTGGAGCAGAAGCAGCTGAGGTGTATCAGTCGCGATCGCTTTCTCGTCCAGTGTTTTTTGAGGCAAACCGACTCAAACAGCTAGAAACCAGTCAATCTGAAGGCACAGCACTACGGCTTTGGCGAAACGGGCAACCAGGACTCACGGTGGCTTACGGTTCTGTCACAGCCGAAGTAATGGTGGAAAAAGCTCTGGGACTAAGTGAACTTAATCATCCAGAAACAGTAGAATTAGCCTCTAACTTTCAGCCCTCCTACCCAGATTTAGGGGAAAGTGTGCCCATAGAGGTTTTGGTAGATTGGGGCAAAGAAGCGATCGCACTCATCCGTGATGCCTATCCCGATGTTGTATGCAATGGTGACTGGGAATGTGATATTGAAACCACTAGACTAGTCAACACTAAAGGTTTAGATTGTCACTATACGGATACTACCCTCAGCTGCTACATATCAGCAGAATGGGTACGCGGTGATGATTTTTTAAGTGTTTCTGATGGTCAAACTAAGCGGGGAGAACTCCACCCGGAGAGATTAGCTAACCAAATTTTACAACGGTTACTTTGGGCCAGAGAAAATGTCTCACCTCCTACTGGCCGTGTCCCGATTTTATTCACTTCTAAAGCCGCCGATATGCTTTGGGGTACTGTACAAGCAGCGTTGAATGGCAAGCGAGTCTTAGAAGTAGCTTCCCCTTGGGCAGAACGTTTGGGTAAGGAAGTAGTTGCACCCAGTCTTACCCTCTACCAAGATCCAGAAGCGGGCCCTTATAGTTGCCCCTTTGATGATGAAGGCACTCCGACTAAATCTTTAGTATTTATCCAAAACGGGATTTTACAGCATTTTTATGGCGATCGCACCACCGGACGCCAATTGGGAACTGACACCACTGGAAATGGTTTTCGCCCTGGCTTGGGCAGCTATCCCACCCCTGGTTTATTTAATTTTCTCATCCAGCCAGGTTCGGCATCACTACCAGACTTAATTGAACAACTAGATGATGGCTTGATTGTGGATCAAATGTTGGGTGGTGGCGGCAGTATTTCTGGAGATTTTTCAATCAACGTTGATTTAGGCTACCGCGTCCAAAATGGTCAAGTAATTGGGCGCGTTAAGGATACGATGGTTGCAGGTAATGTCTACACAGCCCTCAAGCAATTGGTTACACTGGGCAATGATGCCGATTGGAATGGTTCTTGTTATACTCCGTCTCTGATAGTAGAAGGGCTATACACCACGGGGAGAAGTAATTAA
- a CDS encoding HAD-IA family hydrolase gives MEQPKVIFLDAVGTLFDVKGSVGKVYSQIAQEFDVTVSAETLNTAFIESFKAAPPPIFPDAELQDIPQREFDWWRIIALNTFERAGVLKEFSDFSAFFSELYIHFGTGEPWFVYPDVLPALINWRRLGVSLGVLSNFDSRIYSVLQSLGLREFFTSVTISTQVRAAKPDPQIFAIALDKHKCSPEAAWHIGDSIVEDYYAAKAAGLRGVWINRH, from the coding sequence ATGGAACAACCGAAAGTTATTTTTTTAGATGCTGTGGGTACACTCTTTGATGTCAAAGGTAGTGTGGGCAAAGTTTATAGTCAGATAGCCCAGGAATTTGACGTTACAGTTTCAGCCGAAACATTGAATACAGCCTTCATCGAAAGCTTTAAAGCAGCCCCGCCGCCGATATTCCCAGATGCAGAACTGCAAGATATTCCCCAGCGCGAGTTTGATTGGTGGCGGATAATTGCCCTGAACACTTTTGAAAGGGCAGGTGTTCTCAAGGAATTTTCTGACTTTTCAGCTTTTTTTAGCGAACTTTACATTCACTTTGGCACTGGTGAACCGTGGTTTGTCTATCCCGATGTCTTACCAGCTTTAATCAACTGGCGGCGGTTGGGAGTTAGCTTGGGGGTGCTGTCCAATTTTGATTCTCGGATTTACTCAGTATTACAAAGTTTGGGATTGAGAGAGTTTTTTACCTCCGTCACCATTTCTACCCAGGTACGTGCAGCTAAACCCGATCCTCAAATTTTTGCCATTGCCTTAGACAAACATAAATGTTCCCCAGAGGCGGCGTGGCATATCGGCGATAGCATTGTAGAAGACTATTATGCAGCTAAAGCCGCTGGACTCAGAGGCGTTTGGATCAACCGTCACTAG
- a CDS encoding Tab2/Atab2 family RNA-binding protein yields MGSIWEIDFYSRPILDANQKKIWEVLVCESPLDIDTKADSLFRYAQYCPSTQVNSGWLRTALQEAINQAGKAPIKIRFFRRQMNNMITKACQDLSIPAQPSRRTLVLNQWLEQRMEEVYPQEAGYQGGTNPSVRLEKPLPQRLPDALEGQQWVFVTLDAADFAEMPEWEIGFGEAFPLELAKVSPEARIPGILIFSPRALPLAGWMSGLELAFLRFDTSEEARLLLETGVTESWIVANIKKPQILAEAKGFEEAKQKANGVHFIGVQSDPKAESFAGFWLLQEVNL; encoded by the coding sequence ATGGGCAGTATTTGGGAAATCGATTTTTACTCCCGTCCGATTTTGGACGCTAATCAGAAAAAAATTTGGGAAGTCTTAGTTTGCGAAAGCCCCTTGGATATCGACACAAAAGCAGATTCTTTGTTTCGCTATGCTCAATATTGTCCCAGTACCCAGGTAAATTCGGGTTGGTTGCGGACAGCATTGCAGGAGGCTATTAACCAGGCTGGAAAAGCACCAATTAAAATCCGCTTTTTCCGCCGCCAAATGAACAATATGATTACTAAAGCCTGTCAAGACTTGAGCATTCCCGCCCAGCCTAGCCGCCGCACTTTAGTTCTCAACCAATGGTTAGAACAGCGAATGGAGGAAGTGTATCCTCAAGAAGCAGGATATCAAGGAGGGACTAATCCTTCAGTCCGCTTGGAAAAACCTTTGCCGCAACGTTTACCAGATGCTTTGGAAGGACAGCAGTGGGTATTTGTTACCTTAGATGCTGCGGATTTTGCTGAGATGCCAGAATGGGAAATTGGTTTTGGTGAAGCTTTCCCCCTAGAGTTGGCGAAAGTTTCACCGGAAGCTCGGATTCCTGGTATTTTGATTTTCTCACCAAGAGCATTGCCCTTAGCTGGCTGGATGTCTGGTTTGGAGTTGGCTTTCTTAAGATTTGACACTAGCGAAGAAGCGAGATTGCTTTTAGAAACCGGTGTAACAGAAAGCTGGATTGTGGCAAATATTAAGAAGCCTCAAATCTTAGCAGAAGCTAAAGGTTTTGAAGAAGCCAAGCAAAAAGCTAACGGAGTGCATTTTATCGGTGTGCAGTCTGATCCCAAAGCAGAATCTTTTGCTGGTTTTTGGCTGTTGCAAGAGGTTAATCTTTGA
- a CDS encoding glycoside hydrolase family 65 protein, with the protein MLNVSTHNSQQNQQLIDNTDWNVIETEFDSTQLNHKETVFTLGNGLLGVRGTFEEGYSEDFPATLIHGVYDDVTIANTELVNCPNWLPLVVKVAGDRFSLESGKILNYERRLDLRLGLVSRDVRWRSPNGHTLDFHFERFTSLADQHVLAIRAQVTSVDFEGEITIEAGFDSEPHNQGVKHWRTLNQGGIDQIIWLNSQTIHSGIKLGMAAKLVVDGDEPTPVSVVNASSPTLTTTLELYPGKTAIVEKIVTLFTSRETEIPVAAALQRLADEPRYTTLLAAHIAAWEQVWQDSDIIIEGDRLAQLSVRYNLFQLLAVTPRHDSRVSIPPKTLSGFAYSGHIFWDTEIFILPFLTLTQPALARNLLTYRYHTLPGARRKAQEAGYQGAMFAWESATTGDEVTPRWVPAPNGELIRIWCGDIEVHITADVAYAVLHYWQTTNDDDWMRDYGAEILLDTAVFWESRVQWNQERHSYDILDVIGPDENHDRVDNNAFTNLMVRWHLQSALALWDWLKQAYPETSAQLVQKLNLTTERLHNWAEIQERLFVNEDAQTGLIEQFEGFFQLEDVNLADYEPRSKSLQSLLGIEATSQKQILKQPDVLMLLYLLRDRYDYNTLVTNWDYYTQRTDHSYGSSLGPAIHAILACDLNKPTEAYTHFLRSALVDLEDVRLNAAEGIHAASAGGVWQSVVFGFGGIRMTQFGPVACPNLPPNWTRLKFRLQWRNEWYDFDLQAEAEAKVPALVDTHPKINEVVFDLDEVLIDSSEFHF; encoded by the coding sequence ATGCTCAACGTATCCACTCACAATTCTCAACAAAATCAACAATTAATTGACAATACTGACTGGAACGTTATTGAAACGGAGTTTGACTCAACGCAGTTAAATCACAAAGAAACCGTCTTCACTCTTGGTAATGGGTTGTTAGGAGTACGGGGTACGTTTGAAGAAGGATATTCTGAGGATTTTCCAGCCACACTCATTCACGGTGTTTATGATGATGTGACAATTGCTAATACCGAATTGGTAAACTGTCCCAACTGGCTGCCATTGGTGGTGAAAGTAGCAGGCGATCGCTTTAGCCTGGAGAGTGGTAAAATTCTCAACTATGAACGCCGCCTTGATCTACGCTTAGGTTTAGTTAGTCGTGATGTGCGCTGGCGTAGTCCTAATGGTCATACTCTAGATTTTCACTTTGAGCGGTTCACGAGTTTAGCAGACCAACATGTTTTGGCGATTCGCGCTCAAGTTACATCCGTAGACTTTGAGGGTGAAATTACCATCGAAGCAGGATTTGACAGCGAACCACATAACCAAGGCGTCAAACATTGGCGAACTTTAAACCAAGGTGGCATAGATCAGATTATCTGGCTAAACAGTCAAACCATCCACTCAGGTATTAAACTTGGGATGGCGGCTAAGTTAGTGGTAGATGGTGACGAACCTACACCCGTGAGCGTCGTAAATGCTTCTAGTCCCACTTTGACAACCACCTTGGAGTTATACCCAGGAAAAACGGCGATTGTAGAAAAGATTGTCACCCTATTTACTTCACGAGAGACAGAAATTCCTGTTGCAGCCGCTCTACAAAGACTCGCTGATGAACCGAGATATACTACCCTGTTAGCAGCTCACATTGCGGCATGGGAACAAGTGTGGCAAGACAGTGACATTATAATAGAAGGCGATCGCTTGGCTCAATTGAGCGTCCGTTACAATCTCTTCCAATTACTAGCTGTAACACCACGTCACGATAGCCGAGTCAGCATCCCTCCCAAAACCCTTTCTGGTTTTGCTTATAGCGGACATATCTTTTGGGATACGGAAATATTCATCCTTCCCTTTCTTACCTTAACTCAACCAGCCCTAGCGCGGAACTTGCTCACCTACCGCTACCACACCTTACCAGGAGCTAGACGCAAAGCTCAAGAAGCAGGTTATCAAGGAGCGATGTTTGCTTGGGAAAGTGCTACTACTGGCGATGAAGTAACTCCGCGCTGGGTTCCTGCTCCCAACGGTGAATTAATCCGCATCTGGTGCGGTGACATTGAAGTGCATATCACCGCTGATGTTGCTTATGCAGTTTTACACTACTGGCAAACTACCAACGATGATGACTGGATGCGAGATTATGGCGCGGAAATTCTTCTTGATACGGCTGTGTTCTGGGAAAGTCGCGTACAGTGGAACCAAGAGCGCCACAGCTATGACATCCTAGATGTGATTGGCCCTGATGAAAATCACGATCGCGTCGATAATAATGCCTTCACCAATCTTATGGTACGGTGGCATTTGCAGTCAGCTTTGGCGCTGTGGGACTGGCTCAAACAAGCTTACCCTGAAACCTCAGCACAACTGGTGCAAAAACTCAACTTAACCACAGAACGGCTGCACAATTGGGCAGAAATTCAAGAGCGCCTATTTGTCAATGAAGATGCCCAAACAGGTTTAATTGAGCAGTTTGAAGGCTTTTTCCAGTTAGAAGACGTTAACCTGGCTGATTACGAACCACGCAGCAAATCTTTACAAAGTTTGTTGGGAATTGAAGCTACAAGCCAAAAGCAGATTCTTAAGCAACCAGATGTATTAATGCTGTTGTATTTATTGCGCGATCGCTATGACTATAACACCCTTGTCACCAACTGGGACTATTACACTCAACGCACCGACCACAGTTATGGTTCTTCACTAGGCCCAGCGATTCACGCCATCTTAGCTTGCGACCTTAATAAACCAACCGAAGCCTATACACATTTTCTGCGATCGGCCTTGGTAGACTTAGAAGACGTAAGGCTTAACGCCGCCGAAGGAATTCACGCCGCCAGTGCTGGAGGAGTATGGCAATCGGTAGTTTTCGGGTTTGGCGGTATTCGGATGACTCAATTTGGCCCCGTTGCTTGTCCCAACCTACCACCTAACTGGACGCGTTTGAAGTTTCGCCTGCAATGGCGTAACGAGTGGTATGACTTCGACTTACAAGCTGAAGCAGAAGCCAAAGTTCCTGCATTGGTAGATACACACCCGAAAATTAATGAGGTTGTGTTTGACTTGGATGAAGTTTTAATTGATAGCTCAGAGTTTCACTTTTAG
- a CDS encoding NAD(P)/FAD-dependent oxidoreductase, with the protein MTQQTSRICILGGGFGGLYTALRLSQLPWESTQKPEIVLVDQSDRFLFSPLLYELLTGELQTWEIAPPFEEILQGTGVRFYQGVVSGIDIDQQRVNIQEGPEIPYDRLVLALGGETPLDLVPGAAAYAYTFRTISDAYRLEERLRFLEESDADKIRVAIVGAGYSGVELACKLADRLGERGRFRIVEIADQILRTSPEFNREAAKKALENRGVFLDLETKVESIEQNTISLEYKNQLDTIPVDLVIWTVGTRVAPVVKSLPLKQNQRGQITTTSNLQVLDHPEIFALGDLADCHDAEGQQVPATAQAAFQQADYTAWNIWATLTNRPILPFHYQQLGEMMALGIDNATLTGLGVKLDGPLAYVARRVAYLYRLPTLEHQLKVGFNWLARPIIETLSR; encoded by the coding sequence ATGACTCAACAAACTTCTAGAATTTGTATCCTTGGCGGAGGCTTTGGTGGTCTTTACACAGCCCTGCGCTTAAGCCAATTACCTTGGGAATCTACGCAAAAACCCGAAATTGTTCTAGTAGATCAAAGCGATCGCTTCTTATTCTCTCCTTTACTTTACGAATTACTCACTGGCGAACTGCAAACCTGGGAAATTGCCCCACCCTTTGAAGAAATTTTACAAGGTACAGGGGTGCGTTTTTATCAAGGGGTTGTGTCTGGAATTGACATCGACCAGCAACGGGTAAATATACAAGAAGGGCCCGAAATCCCTTACGATCGCTTAGTACTGGCGCTAGGAGGTGAGACACCGCTAGATTTAGTACCGGGTGCAGCAGCCTACGCTTACACATTCCGCACAATCTCTGATGCCTATCGTTTAGAAGAACGCCTGCGATTTTTAGAAGAATCGGATGCTGATAAAATTCGGGTAGCGATCGTTGGGGCTGGCTACAGTGGTGTAGAGTTAGCCTGTAAGTTAGCCGACCGATTAGGCGAAAGAGGACGCTTTCGGATCGTTGAAATCGCTGACCAAATTTTGCGAACTTCCCCAGAGTTTAACCGGGAAGCAGCAAAAAAAGCTTTAGAAAACCGTGGTGTGTTTCTGGATTTAGAAACCAAAGTAGAATCAATCGAGCAAAATACCATCTCCCTAGAGTACAAAAACCAGTTAGACACGATTCCCGTAGATTTAGTAATTTGGACTGTGGGAACTAGGGTTGCGCCCGTAGTGAAATCTCTTCCTCTCAAGCAAAATCAGCGTGGTCAAATCACCACTACATCCAATCTGCAAGTTCTTGATCATCCAGAAATCTTTGCCTTGGGAGATTTAGCAGACTGTCATGATGCTGAAGGACAACAAGTCCCTGCTACCGCACAAGCAGCTTTTCAACAAGCTGATTATACTGCTTGGAATATCTGGGCAACTCTAACTAATCGCCCCATCCTTCCCTTCCATTACCAACAGTTAGGAGAAATGATGGCATTAGGAATAGACAACGCCACTCTCACTGGTTTGGGAGTTAAACTAGATGGGCCTTTGGCATACGTCGCCCGTCGCGTTGCCTATTTGTATAGGTTGCCAACTTTAGAGCATCAGCTGAAAGTTGGTTTTAATTGGCTAGCCCGTCCAATAATAGAAACACTTTCTCGGTAA